From Anopheles funestus chromosome 3RL, idAnoFuneDA-416_04, whole genome shotgun sequence, a single genomic window includes:
- the LOC125769900 gene encoding protein KIAA0100 isoform X2, which translates to MLNFFYIIIFCSLAYLVLTWLIPKLIGFVLKKLYNIEINVGRISLPFSIRDVTICKSGFSVQIDEISLQSSFVNSDVSKLLSINVRDVRINKDINKPPAGGGGNATTPGSYGNPSGAGYSSDWTGFQAKAKCNPQRKPLDFREKKVPPRLLKFAQFMAVHINNVSVALLNSAQEPGWLLHATAKELHLDGSLVHSTKSLLVSASLCDAQAKILRHCISTPKRLERSRKISDLPQPCLGELSFGIALDGVLVVDAPMSLEKLSLAMTTTKVTLHGGLYEFIKDTQAQKRRHQLFLRQHGVPETEHEPDRSFESNAQEEFSLYEWYQRFAPVIPKNFFVKIENTTISAVRENSSNDFSATLHKFAVSSKFSTPPITIAEEHQLPLVYVGMQLQQLEIDTMHEKLLFLQQFSVDSKLEGSLVNIYSKLSSFVLIYNHREIYGWISKNFFTGDRTTRQLNPKSLKLAGLAAQCRTRRTSAGGSKMLEDFLKRIVIKGCAELWDVTTVFRFGPSQVSSICCNHAKLLLEQFAEKRSKVYDSRMLNLLLDRRHWSTELLIESVWWSLSSNISHKENAQSLKKGHIRGSPFYVAMSLCKLSSYGDTTKLDFSVHTFRVEYSPTLADYLVNAKRCLEQYRSTTTTNTRQQSARDTHTHLAGKERRGSLATIDLVITARVTDISGFFFNQHETCMLANLNELTVGKTAMKNFIRFDSFQMEILDFRHITGCEYGSAELQNVFANVKGVRVEHVDVGGVPKVDVWLLEDAIVMWNTNLHMHIVTLLQEMRQLRENLKTKTLPEPPLDLPVVEPERYESARKSFFRSMILELYAEGSVEFGIKISERHSMQVFGENALVHRKGQWMLSIENIVIKIDDQHIFTIKDMVMESLERVELLCQERQNYDHFQLDSNRVWATTIGGVKVIFPYEHDFYGAIVNELVSIYKWLKVVHNYKKKPFTINSPLPSDMIIQIKEFLLEMSDDPFEVKLRDNYVLLLDEYHESVKRKELFDQKIAQLCSERLMLPPGTLEELNANLIKKNSEIYIQRSKKISESGPPRTRLIAWIMTDLEIMAMADPSLHGADNAVRWLRMLDPESPWPDEGIEFVTLWVRAVNIGCSEWKFMLRDYPQPMFHVKAMHLFGTLAGAEMAPPRRAKRDVEIELGEPFGTHTVQRSMTSIKFYHDFNWELEYLAYAFGPCWEPVMAQCNLMMEKISAPSRDPSPPLPFWDKMRLLMHGQLSIIAKQFTILLHASLDPYNTTEEMELTWNNCGIMYSNARLMFKGDLNIYVRTASRYDDCRLLHLPNLKLTFKLNWVCLANPNDHHAVVPCAPDKLPEYSSNQVHDSFRAFRSQHLNIWVSFEIKQNAMSDYDIPNLVLYGSTLRWFESLKLILSGVTRPTRRGPVFNNVRPRKKQLSRHYRKANLQMSLHRFQIFYWMSHALNRGFQLSGGRITFSSEHTLTLLPIDDGLIHRPRADWSVMYMNCELNDAEIWLRTTQISNEQQQQQRTDTSSESLSNASGDIYRYYFLSVARVSYGREALLSTNGNEREKDTPTHKLVVYDLKGAWTKDNRDVAFALFDSLVKSQKLKNNLATEALKCFRKEGGTAGAGTGSGSTGGGGSTAAGGADLGTPFKSRSTGQDLHQGGGGVAGTTSSGGHLSAKGKAQQSSDSMAMLQQLIQEADHKPLVYSDDQSAQTRQQQLKGLQAYQEGDVLHYNWAISLVNSQVLLKGCETSGYVILSAAKAEILQRVHRPVWRDHTIVSKTTWVGSLECMQYYATVSANEGDSHEMAEIMWLTVDNIQEKDRDAPVVISELPDLPHLVGSGQSVGGVVSETVGVLGESSYTSGQKPPIQLQRIVSRCKCEFFYVSYGDTSIDPGMISEVPPPPVEESMSPWENQDEPVDAFTLMHHDLDVCTNSLQYAMILDIVNNLLLYVEPQRKEALEQLARMRFQLQLYSSEDQKRPIQHLQTEIRSLMSRIRCLEKDIHFITKARLEEGDSEELRVEFEEVHNSILYFKELLTTKSDELDMMLSCYNEAQLSASNRLATFRKDKPVTIVRANEICFKHAQWRLTEADGQIGIADLILSNFLYTKNSKSDDSVDHLLELGYIRISNLIPRDSYTEVLCPTEIQRDMPVEHKRVLRVFCREKPPVGGISVKEHFEINVVPITIQISKKFYNTMLKFCFPDRDEADAADELDASVDGSGSVASTSGSGSSVAVKGGIRKTNSSSLAGGVGSGGGASGSGGGGGGGSGASASSSSSISTAGGSKSSAGGGKKASKDSNFYVRIQDDVEKMKERAEKNKLFIYIKIPEVPVKVSYKGNKEKNFEDITDLALLIPTLEYHNVTWTWLDLLLAMKSDSRRVLLSQAIKQKLKLKKALVDEQPSPQEEDKAKMLFGNRHAPENKSLRKGVFKFSKS; encoded by the exons ATGTTGAACTTCTTCTacataataatattttgttcTCTCGCTTATCTTGTTTTAACATG GCTAATACCAAAATTGATTGGATTCGTGCTGAAAAAGTTGTACAATATAGAAATTAACGTAGGTCGCATCAGTTTGCCCTTTTCGATACGTGATGTGACCATTTGCAAAAGCGGATTTTCAGTACAGATCGATGAAATTAGTCTGCAAAGTAGTTTCGTCAATTCGGACGTTTCGAAGCTGCTGTCCATTAATGTGCGCGATGTACGCATCAACAAGGATATCAACAAACCGCCCGCTGGAGGAGGCGGAAATGCAACAACCCCGGGTAGCTACGGTAATCCGTCCGGAGCGGGTTACAGTAGCGATTGGACCGGATTTCAAGCAAAGGCGAAGTGCAACCCCCAACGGAAGCCGCTCGATTTCCGGGAAAAGAAGGTACCGCCACGGCTACTCAAGTTTGCCCAATTCATGGCGGTACACATAAACAATGTTTCGGTAGCATTGTTAAACAGTGCCCAGGAACCTGGCTGGTTGCTGCATGCCACTGCCAAAGAGCTGCACCTTGACGGTAGTCTCGTGCACAGTACCAAATCGTTGCTCGTATCCGCATCGCTCTGTGATGCGCAGGCGAAGATTCTGCGCCATTGCATATCTACCCCGAAGAGACTGGAACGATCGCGCAAAATATCCGATCTTCCGCAACCGTGTCTCGGTGAGCTAAGTTTTGGTATTGCACTGGATGGAGTGCTGGTGGTGGATGCACCGATGTCGCTGGAAAAGCTCAGCCTCGCAATGACAACGACCAAAGTGACGCTGCACGGTGGTTTGTACGAGTTCATTAAGGATACGCAGGCACAGAAACGCCGACATCAGCTGTTTCTTCGACAGCATGGCGTTCCGGAGACGGAACACGAACCGGACCGTTCGTTTGAGTCAAACGCGCAGGAAGAATTTTCCCTGTACGAGTGGTACCAGCGGTTTGCGCCGGTTATACCGAAAAACTTTTTcgtgaaaatagaaaacaccACCATCAGTGCGGTGCGTGAAAACTCGTCGAATGATTTCTCTGCCACGTTGCACAAGTTTGCGGTGTCGAGCAAATTTAGCACACCGCCGATCACCATCGCAGAAGAGCATCAGCTGCCGTTGGTCTATGTAGGGATGCAGTTGCAGCAGCTCGAGATCGACACGATGCACGAGAAGCTGCTGTTTTTGCAGCAGTTTAGCGTGGATTCAAAGCTGGAGGGTAGTTTGGTGAACATTTACTCAAAGCTTTCATCGTTTGTGCTGATATATAACCATCGTGAGATTTACGGCTGGATTAGCAAGAACTTTTTCACCGGTGATCGTACAACTCGGCAGCTCAATCCAAAAAGTTTGAAGCTAGCTGGATTGGCGGCACAGtgcagaacaagacgaacgtCCGCCGGCGGTTCAAAGATGCTGGAAGACTTCCTGAAGCGTATCGTCATCAAGGGCTGTGCCGAGCTGTGGGATGTAACGACCGTCTTCCGGTTTGGCCCATCGCAGGTTTCCTCCATATGTTGCAATCATGCCAAACTGTTGCTGGAACAGTTTGCTGAAAAGCGTAGCAAGGTGTACGATAGTCGAATGTTGAACTTACTGCTCGATCGTAGACACTGGAGTACTGAGTTGCTAATTGAATCCGTCTGGTGGTCACTTAGTTCGAACATTTCACACAAAGAAAATGCCCAAAGCTTGAAGAAGGGGCATATACGCGGCAGTCCCTTCTACGTAGCGATGAGTTTGTGTAAACTGAGCAGTTACGGTGATACGACCAAGCTGGACTTTTCGGTGCACACATTTCGAGTGGAGTATAGCCCAACGCTGGCAGATTATTTGGTGAACGCGAAACGCTGCCTGGAGCAATACCGttcgacgacaacgacgaacACAAGGCAGCAATCCGCACGCGACACTCATACACATTTGGCGGGCAAGGAACGCCGAGGATCGCTGGCTACGATTGATTTAGTGATCACTGCACGCGTGACAGATATTTCTGGATTTTTCTTCAATCAGCACGAAACGTGTATGCTGGCAAACTTGAACGAGCTGACCGTGGGGAAGACGGCTATGAAGAATTTTATCCGCTTCGACAGCTTCCAGATGGAGATACTGGATTTCCGGCACATAACTGGCTGCGAGTATGGTTCGGCCGAGCTGCAGAATGTGTTTGCCAACGTGAAGGGCGTACGGGTGGAGCACGTGGACGTCGGAGGCGTACCGAAGGTAGACGTTTGGCTGCTAGAAGACGCGATCGTGATGTGGAATACCAATCTACATATGCATATTGTAACGCTGCTGCAAGAGATGCGCCAGTTGAGGGAAaacttgaaaacaaaaacacttcccGAACCTCCGTTGGATTTACCCGTGGTAGAACCGGAAAGGTACGAATCGGCAAGGAAATCATTTTTCCGATCGATGATCCTCGAACTGTACGCCGAGGGAAGTGTGGAGTTTGGCATAAAGATCAGCGAACGGCACTCAATGCAGGTGTTCGGAGAAAATGCGCTCGTGCACCGGAAGGGCCAGTGGATGCTGTCGATCGAAAACATTGTGATCAAGATCGACGATCAGCACATATTCACCATTAAGGACATGGTGATGGAATCATTGGAGCGGGTTGAGTTGCTATGCCAGGAGCGGCAAAACTATGATCATTTCCAGCTCGACTCCAACCGTGTCTGGGCGACAACCATTGGTGGTGTGAAG GTGATCTTCCCGTACGAGCACGATTTCTATGGTGCGATAGTAAATGAGCTCGTGTCGATCTACAAGTGGTTGAAGGTGGTGCACAACTACAAGAAGAAACCGTTCACAATTAACAGTCCATTGCCGAGTGATATGATAATACAG ATAAAAGAATTTTTGCTTGAAATGAGCGACGATCCATTCGAGGTAAAGTTGCGCGACAATTACGTGCTACTGCTGGACGAGTACCACGAAAGCGTCAAGCGGAAGGAGCTGTTTGATCAAAAGATTGCCCAACTGTGCTCGGAACGTCTGATGCTGCCACCCGGTACGCTTGAGGAGCTAAACGCGAATCtgataaagaaaaattcaGAAATTTACATTCAACGATCGAAGAAAATCTCCGAATCCGGTCCACCGCGTACCCGTCTCATTGCCTGGATTATGACCGATTTGGAAATTATGGCGATGGCAGATCCATCACTGCACGGCGCAGACAATGCGGTTCGTTGGTTGCGCATGCTAGACCCGGAAAGCCCGTGGCCGGACGAGGGTATCGAGTTCGTGACACTGTGGGTGCGTGCCGTCAACATCGGGTGCAGCGAGTGGAAGTTTATGTTGCGCGACTACCCCCAGCCAATGTTTCACGTGAAAGCAATGCATCTGTTTGGGACGCTAGCGGGCGCTGAAATGGCACCGCCAAGACGCGCCAAGCGTGACGTGGAGATCGAGCTGGGCGAACCGTTCGGGACGCACACAGTACAGCGCAGCATGACGTCGATAAAGTTTTATCACGATTTCAACTGGGAGCTGGAGTATCTAGCGTACGCGTTCGGACCCTGCTGGGAACCGGTGATGGCGCAGTGTAATCTAATGATGGAGAAAATTTCTGCCCCGTCACGCGATCCGAGTCCACCGTTGCCATTCTGGGATAAGATGCGATTGCTAATGCACGGTCAGTTATCGATCATCGCAAAGCAGTTTACGATTTTGTTGCATGCCTCGCTGGATCCGTACAACACCACGGAGGAAATGGAGCTTACCTGGAACAACTGCGGCATAATGTATTCGAATGCGCGCCTAATGTTTAAGGGTGATCTGAATATCTATGTGCGAACGGCGTCACGGTATGACGATTGTAGGTTGCTTCATCTGCCTAACTTAAAGCTGACGTTCAAGCTGAACTGGGTGTGCCTGGCGAATCCGAACGATCATCATGCGGTCGTGCCGTGTGCACCGGATAAGCTGCCCGAGTACAGCAGCAATCAAGTGCACGATTCCTTCCGAGCGTTTCGTTCGCAGCATCTGAACATATGGGTGTCGTTTGAAATCAAGCAAAACGCTATGTCGGATTACGATATTCCCAATCTGGTGCTTTACGGCAGTACACTGCGGTGGTTCGAAAGCTTAAAGCTAATCCTTTCCGGGGTTACGCGTCCGACACGTCGCGGACCGGTGTTTAACAATGTGCGTCCGAGGAAAAAGCAACTGAGTCGCCATTATCGCAAAGCGAACCTTCAGATGAGTTTGCACCGGTTTCAGATATTTTACTGGATGTCGCACGCATTGAATCGTGGCTTTCAGCTAAGCGGAGGAAGAATTACGTTTAGTTCGGAGCACACACTAACACTGTTACCGATTGACGATGGATTGATCCATCGCCCACGGGCCGACTGGTCGGTTATGTATATGAACTGTGAGCTAAACGATGCCGAGATTTGGCTGCGCACGACACAAATCAGCaacgagcagcaacagcagcaacgcaCCGATACAAGCTCGGAAAGCCTTTCGAACGCTAGCGGTGACATCTATCGGTATTATTTCCTGAGCGTCGCGAGGGTTTCGTACGGCCGGGAAGCATTGCTTTCCACCAATGGGAACGAGCGTGAAAAGGACACGCCAACGCACAAGCTCGTGGTGTACGATCTGAAGGGTGCATGGACCAAAGACAACAGAGATGTTGCGTTCGCACTGTTCGATTCGCTTGTTAAGAGCCAGAAGTTGAAAAATAACCTCGCTACGGAAGCGTTGAAGTGTTTCCGCAAAGAAGGTGGTACCGCGGGTGCGGGTACCGGCAGTGGTTCGACAGGAGGCGGTGGATCAACGGCAGCAGGCGGAGCGGATCTGGGAACACCGTTTAAATCGAGAAGTACCGGGCAAGATCTGCATCAGGGTGGTGGCGGTGTAGCAGGAACCACTAGCAGCGGAGGCCACCTAAGTGCGAAGGGAAAAGCGCAACAGTCCAGCGATAGTATGGCGATGTTGCAGCAGCTGATACAGGAAGCGGACCATAAACCTTTGGTATACAGTGATGATCAGTCGGCGCAGACGCGCCAGCAACAGCTAAAGGGCCTGCAAGCATACCAGGAGGGTGATGTGCTGCACTACAACTGGGCGATTTCGCTGGTCAACTCACAGGTGTTGTTGAAGGGCTGCGAAACGTCCGGGTATGTGATACTGAGCGCAGCTAAGGCGGAGATCTTGCAGCGTGTTCATCGACCGGTATGGCGAGATCACACGATCGTTTCGAAAACGACGTGGGTCGGGTCGCTGGAGTGCATGCAGTACTACGCAACGGTGAGTGCGAACGAGGGTGACTCGCATGAGATGGCCGAAATTATGTGGCTCACGGTGGACAACATCCAGGAGAAGGATCGTGACGCGCCGGTCGTAATTAGTGAGCTGCCCGATCTGCCACATCTCGTGGGCAGTGGGCAGAGCGTCGGTGGAGTCGTATCCGAGACGGTTGGAGTACTTGGCGAGAGCAGCTACAccagtggacagaaaccaccgaTTCAGCTGCAGCGCATCGTGTCGCGATGTAAGTGTGAATTTTTCTACGTCAGCTACGGTGATACCAGCATCGATCCGGGCATGATCAGTGAGGTACCGCCACCGCCGGTCGAGGAATCGATGAGCCCGTGGGAAAATCAGGACGAACCGGTAGATGCGTTCACGCTGATGCATCACGACCTGGACGTGTGTACGAACTCGCTCCAGTATGCGATGATACTGGACATCGTGAACAATTTGCTGCTGTACGTGGAGCCACAGCGCAAGGAAGCGCTGGAACAGCTCGCCCGGATGCGCTTCCAGCTGCAGCTATATAGTAGCGAGGATCAGAAGCGACCGATCCAGCATCTGCAGACAGAGATCCGAAGTTTAATGTCACGCATCCGATGTCTGGAGAAGGACATTCATTTTATCACGAAGGCACGCTTGGAAGAAGGAGACTCGGAGGAGTTGCGAGTTGAGTTCGAGGAAGTGCACAACTCCATCCTGTACTTCAAGGAGCTGCTGACGACGAAAAGCGACGAGCTGGATATGATGCTGTCGTGCTACAACGAAGCACAGCTGTCCGCATCGAACCGTTTGGCAACGTTCCGCAAGGACAAACCGGTCACGATCGTACGTGCGAACGAAATCTGCTTCAAGCATGCCCAGTGGCGTCTGACGGAGGCGGACGGTCAAATCGGTATTGCCGATCTCATCCTGAGTAACTTTTTGTACACGAAAAACTCGAAGAGTGATGATTCGGTGGACCATCTGCTAGAGCTGGGCTATATTAGGATAAGCAATTTGATACCGCGCGACAGCTATACAGAGGTTCTTTGTCCGACCGAAATTCAGCGTGACATGCCGGTGGAGCATAAGCGTGTGTTGCGGGTATTCTGTCGCGAGAAACCACCGGTTGGCGGAATCTCCGTGAAGGAACATTTTGAGATTAACGTCGTTCCGATCACGATACAAATCTCGAAGAAATTTTACAATACGATGCTAAAGTTTTGCTTTCCCGATCGCGACGAAGCGGATGCAGCCGATGAGCTTGATGCGAGTGTTGACGGCAGTGGTTCGGTCGCTAGTACAAGCGGCAGTGGGTCTTCCGTGGCCGTGAAAGGAGGCATTAGAAAAACGAACTCATCTTCGTTAGCTGGTGGTGTTGGAAGTGGCGGTGGCGCTAGTGgtagcggtggtggtggtggcggtggcagTGGTGCATCCGCTTCCTCGAGCAGTTCCATTTCCACCGCAGGTGGATCGAAATCTTCCGCCGGCGGTGGCAAAAAGGCTTCCAAGGATAGCAACTTTTACGTGCGCATCCAGGACGATGTGGAAAAGATGAAGGAGCGGGCAGAGAAGAACAAGCTGTTTATCTACATCAAGATACCGGAGGTACCGGTCAAGGTAAGCTACAAGGGCAATAAGGAGAAAAATTTCGAAGACATCACGGACCTGGCACTGTTGATACCGACGCTCGAGTATCATAACGTTACGTGGACCTGGCTTGACCTGTTGCTAGCAATGAAATCGGACAGTCGACGTGTTCTTTTATCGCAG GCAATAAAGCAAAAGCTAAAACTGAAGAAAGCCCTTGTTGACGAGCAACCATCACCGCAGGAAGAGGATAAGGCTAAGATGCTGTTCGGCAATCGTCATGCG ccGGAAAACAAAAGCCTTCGCAAGGGTGTATTTAAGTTTTCCAAATCATAA